From Panthera uncia isolate 11264 chromosome E1, Puncia_PCG_1.0, whole genome shotgun sequence, one genomic window encodes:
- the LOC125926530 gene encoding keratin, type I cuticular Ha8-like: MTSTHCDSLLSGQVSEPTAASLCLSATLAHANRVHVGATPLGRPSLCVPYSCQTACPLPGTRDIPGNIGVCENYGEGAPIGHEKVTMQFLNDRLANYLEKVRQLERENAELEAKIRESSKCHESSVCPDYQSYFRTIEELQQKILYIKSENNRLVVQIDNAKLAADDFRTKYQTEHSLRQLGEADVCGLRRALDDLTLAKCDLEAQLESLKEELLCLKKNHEQEVHILRGQLGDKLQIKLDAEPTVDLSRVLDEMRCHYEAMMQTGRNDVEQWFRDQCESISKQDVSCSEELQCCQTEILELRRTVNALEVELQAQHTLKDCLQNSLCESDARFGTELAQMQILIRDVEEQLSEIRADLERQNQEYQVLLDVKARLEGEINTYRKLLESEDRKLPCNPCATPASRTPCPAPVASGPCSPCLSGPPPPPRASCASRSSSRC; encoded by the exons ATGACTTCTACTCATTGTGATTCTCTCCTCAGTGGACAGGTTTCAGAGCCCACGGCTGCTTCCCTGTGCCTCTCCGCCACCCTGGCACATGCCAACCGGGTGCATGTGGGGGCAACGCCTCTGGGCCGACCCAGCCTCTGTGTACCCTACAGCTGTCAAACCGCTTGCCCCTTGCCAGGGACCCGCGACATTCCCGGCAACATCGGAGTGTGTGAGAACTATGGGGAAGGCGCCCCGATTGGCCACGAGAAGGTGACCATGCAGTTCCTGAACGACCGCCTGGCCAACTACCTGGAGAAGGTGCGCCAGCTGGAGCGGGAGAACGCAGAGCTGGAGGCCAAGATCCGAGAGTCGAGCAAATGCCACGAGTCCAGCGTGTGTCCAGACTACCAGTCTTACTTCCGGACCATCGAGGAGCTCCAGCAGAAG ATCCTGTACATCAAATCTGAGAACAACAGGCTGGTTGTGCAAATAGACAACGCCAAGCTGGCTGCAGATGACTTCAGGACCAA GTACCAGACGGAGCACTCCCTCCGCCAGCTGGGGGAGGCCGACGTCTGCGGCCTGCGCAGGGCCCTGGACGACCTCACACTCGCCAAGTGTGACCTGGAGGCGCAGCTGGAGTCCCTGAAGGAGGAGCTGCTCTGCCTGAAGAAGAACCACGAACAG GAAGTCCACATCCTGAGGGGCCAGCTGGGGGACAAGCTCCAGATTAAGCTGGACGCGGAGCCCACCGTGGACCTGAGCAGGGTGCTGGACGAGATGCGGTGCCACTACGAGGCCATGATGCAGACCGGCCGCAACGACGTGGAGCAGTGGTTCCGAGATCAG TGCGAGAGCATCAGCAAGCAGGACGTGTCCTGCTCCGAGGAGCTGCAGTGCTGCCAGACGGAGATCCTGGAGCTGAGGCGCACGGTGAACGCCCTGGAGGTGGAGCTTCAGGCCCAGCACACGCTG AAGGACTGTCTGCAGAACTCCCTGTGTGAGTCGGATGCACGCTTCGGCACCGAGCTGGCCCAGATGCAGATCCTGATCCGCGACGTGGAGGAGCAGCTGTCTGAGATCCGGGCTGACCTGGAGCGGCAGAACCAGGAGTACCAGGTGCTGCTGGACGTCAAGGCCCGGCTGGAGGGCGAGATCAACACGTACCGGAAACTTCTGGAGAGCGAGGATCGCAA GCTGCCTTGCAACCCTTGTGCAACCCCGGCCTCCAGGACGCCCTGCCCGGCCCCTGTGGCCTCTGggccctgctctccctgcctttccgggcctcctcctcctcctcgggccTCCTGTGCCTCCCGCTCATCGTCTCGATGCTGA